Sequence from the Candidatus Woesearchaeota archaeon genome:
AAAAAAGTAGCAAGTGATAACAAGCTTAAAGGCGGCCTTCTATTATGTGCCCGACTAAATGGACTGATTAGCAAGAGATCGCAAACCATATACCTATTATTAAGGTATTTTTTATAAAGATTATTGTTCAGACTGGAATTATTTAAGGTCATTCCCACCGGCAACGAGGCTTTCGATTAGCTGTACATATTTAGACCAGGAAAAATTCTTTACCTCCTTTGAAATATTGCTCGCAAAAAAATCTGTTCTGTTATTTTTATAAAAATCTATAACTGAATATGCTATTTCTTTAGAATCTTTGGATTTCACAACATAACCCGTCTTTCCGGAAGCGACTACCTCTGATAAACCCCCAACATTTGTTGTTACAACTGGTTTGCCCATGCCGAAAGCTATTTGAATAACGCCTGACTGGGTAGCTGATAGATAAGGTAATACAACCAAATCAGATACTGAAAAATATTTACCAATGTCTTCATTTGGAACGTATTTATCGATAATTTTTACATAATTTTGAATACCCCTAGAATTGATCATATTAATATATTCTTCTTTGCTGTCCCAAAATTCACCTACTATCAGAAGATCCAGCTGTAATTCTCTCAGGATTAAAGGCATACTTTCGATTAAATATCTTAATCCCTTATATTGTCTGACGAAACCAAAAAAAAGTATAACCCTATTTCTAAGGCCCATATTTTTTTTCAGTTTACTTATATCATATTTTTCAATGTCGAAAATCGAATATGTAGCATGGAAACCAAGTTTTGACTTGGCATTATTCTTGAGTCTTTTTAAATTCCTTAAATCTTCTTTCGAATGAACCATAAAAAAATCAGAATTGTAGAATACAGACTTAGTGAGAATCTTATCAAAGAGGCTTCTTTCATGAGGAAAGACATTATGGCATATCAATAAAATTTTCGTTTTTGTAAAATATTTCGTTAGAAAACAAATGAAAGCAAAGATAGGGGCGTGAAAAGGGCTTACCCAATGAAAGATTATTAGATTCGGTCCTTTCTTCTTGATAACCAGAAAGGCTTTTATCCACGTAATTGGATTGAGACAGTCCAGCAAGAACATAGCATCAGAGCTTATTTTCTTTTTACTTTGCTCATCCAGCTGCTCAGCAGGATAAAAAATTTTTGGATACCTCCTTTTCCAGCTGATGAGCTCTACATCATGCCTCTTCCTGAGATTATTGCAGAGAAGAGTATTATAGTGAGAAATTCCCCCTTTATATGGCGCAGTAGGCCCTATACATATAATCTTCATGATATCTGTAGTTTTTTGGAAAAGATTAAAAAGATTATTGTTTTATTTTCATTTTTTCTTAAAATACTCTACAGTTTTTTTTAAGCCATCATCCAGTTCCACTTCAGGTATCCACTCCAACTTATCTCTAGCCAGCCCTATGTCGGGCCTTCTTTTAACAGGATCGTCCTCTGGCAACTCTTTAAAAACAATCTCAGATTTAGAATCCATAAGCTGGATAATCTTTTCCGCCAGCTCAAGTATGCTGTATTCCTTGGAATTGCCAAGATTTACAGGGCCTTTGAAATTCTTACAGTTCATCATCTTTATCATGCCGTCAATCAAATCTGATGCATAACAAAAGCTTCTTGTCTGGCTGCCGTCTCCATAAACAGTTATATTTTCATTCTTAAGCGCCTGCGTAATAAAATTAGATACAACCCTGCCGTCATTCTTGCTCATTCTGGGCCCATAAGTATTAAAAATCCTCACAACCCTTATATCCACATCGTTCTGCCTGTGATAATCAAACATAAGGGTTTCAGCACACCTTTTGCCCTCATCGTAGCAGGCTCTTACCCCTATTGGATTTACATTGCCTCTGTAGCTCTCTTTCTGCGGATGTTGTAATGGATCGCCATAAACTTCAGAAGTGCTGGCCTGTAGTATTCTGGCTTTATGTTTCATAGCCAACCCGAGCATATTTGTTGTTCCTAATACATTCGCTTTAATTGTTCTTATAGCATTAAATTGATAATGTACTGGAGAAGCGGGGCAGGCTAAGTTATATATCTGGTCAATTTTGACATCACCTACGAATAAAGGTTCTATAATATCGTGTGAGATTAGTTTAAAATCCGGATTATCTAATAGGTGCCTTATATTCCCCTTATTTCCTGTAAAGAAATTATCCACACAAATTACTTGTTTTCCCGCCTTAATTAAGGCATCACACAAATGACTCCCCAAAAATCCCGCTCCGCCAGTAACTAGAATATTTTCCATTTCAGCCTCTAAATTCGTTCCTGGCTTTTTCAAGCTGTTCTTTGGTGCCTATATCAAACCATTTTTTTTCTGTAATATGGCAGTAGACATCATCATTCTTATAAAGCCATTCCAGGAAATTTCCTGCTTTGTCAGCATCATTATTCTTTGTAAATTCAATAAGTTTTAAGACAGATTCTCTCGGATAAATATAAATCCCTGTAGAAGAAAGAGTGGACTTTGGCTCTTGCGGCTTCTCCCTGAAATCAACTATCTTATTTTCTGAATTCACCGAAACTATGCCATACTGCTTAGCTAGTTCCTTGTCCTTAACGTCGTATAACGCAACAACTGGCTTGTTTTTTTCCTTATGCAATTCAACTATCGGGTTCAGAGAGAATTCAAAAATATTATCTCCTGCAATAATCATGATATCATCAGCAACATTCATATTTTCCACTACATATTTTATGTCTCCCAGCGACCCAAGCCTGTCGTCATTAGATTTTGTCCTGTCGTTTACAATAGTTATTTTCTTACCGCTTTTGTTTCTTGCCTGCCATTCAAGGAAATGTGAGAAAAACTTATTATTGGTTACCACATAAATCTCATCTATTTCCCGAATTTTCCCTAATTTTAGGATGATATGCTCTATTATTGGTCTGCCGTTAACTTCAAGCAGCGGCTTAGGGTTGTTTTTTGTTAATGGATAAAGCCTTGTTGCATATCCTGCACAAAGTATTATGCTTTTAATTTTGATCTTCCCCTTCCCTTTTCCTTAATTTGGCAGCAGTCATCTTCCTACTCCAATATAATTGAATCCGGCTTTCCTCATCTGAGCAGGCTCATAAACATTCCTTCCATCCACTATATTAGGATGCTTCATTAGTCCTTTTATTTTTTTCCTGTCAAGATTCCTGAATTCATTCCATTCCGTGACAATTACTAAAGCATCTGCATCTTTAAGTGCTTGATAAGGAGTTCTCGTATATTCTACATCCTTAAGTAATTTTCTGGCTGTACTCTCTGCCTCAGGGTCAAAGGCGCTGATTTTTGCTCCTTCCGCCTGAAGCTGGCTTATTACGACAATAGACGGCGCTTCCCTCATATCATCCGTCTTCGGCTTGAACGCAAGCCCCCATACTGCTATCTTCCTGCCCCGCAGTACAGGAACAAGCTGCTTTATTTTAGGCAGCAAAGATCTTTTCTGCTGGTAATTCACCGTTTCTACCGAATCCAGTATCATGCCTGCAACTCCGTTCTCTTTCATCGTCTCCCTCAATGCATTGACATCTTTCGGAAAACAGCTTCCTCCGTA
This genomic interval carries:
- a CDS encoding NAD-dependent epimerase/dehydratase family protein, with the translated sequence MENILVTGGAGFLGSHLCDALIKAGKQVICVDNFFTGNKGNIRHLLDNPDFKLISHDIIEPLFVGDVKIDQIYNLACPASPVHYQFNAIRTIKANVLGTTNMLGLAMKHKARILQASTSEVYGDPLQHPQKESYRGNVNPIGVRACYDEGKRCAETLMFDYHRQNDVDIRVVRIFNTYGPRMSKNDGRVVSNFITQALKNENITVYGDGSQTRSFCYASDLIDGMIKMMNCKNFKGPVNLGNSKEYSILELAEKIIQLMDSKSEIVFKELPEDDPVKRRPDIGLARDKLEWIPEVELDDGLKKTVEYFKKK
- a CDS encoding glycosyltransferase; translation: MKIICIGPTAPYKGGISHYNTLLCNNLRKRHDVELISWKRRYPKIFYPAEQLDEQSKKKISSDAMFLLDCLNPITWIKAFLVIKKKGPNLIIFHWVSPFHAPIFAFICFLTKYFTKTKILLICHNVFPHERSLFDKILTKSVFYNSDFFMVHSKEDLRNLKRLKNNAKSKLGFHATYSIFDIEKYDISKLKKNMGLRNRVILFFGFVRQYKGLRYLIESMPLILRELQLDLLIVGEFWDSKEEYINMINSRGIQNYVKIIDKYVPNEDIGKYFSVSDLVVLPYLSATQSGVIQIAFGMGKPVVTTNVGGLSEVVASGKTGYVVKSKDSKEIAYSVIDFYKNNRTDFFASNISKEVKNFSWSKYVQLIESLVAGGNDLK
- a CDS encoding NTP transferase domain-containing protein, coding for MKIKSIILCAGYATRLYPLTKNNPKPLLEVNGRPIIEHIILKLGKIREIDEIYVVTNNKFFSHFLEWQARNKSGKKITIVNDRTKSNDDRLGSLGDIKYVVENMNVADDIMIIAGDNIFEFSLNPIVELHKEKNKPVVALYDVKDKELAKQYGIVSVNSENKIVDFREKPQEPKSTLSSTGIYIYPRESVLKLIEFTKNNDADKAGNFLEWLYKNDDVYCHITEKKWFDIGTKEQLEKARNEFRG